One genomic window of Nicotiana sylvestris chromosome 10, ASM39365v2, whole genome shotgun sequence includes the following:
- the LOC138879416 gene encoding uncharacterized protein codes for MAHQANTLHALKKKLEEAKGLWLELLHEELWAYRTTPKSSTGETPYSLVYGTDAVIPVEVGEPSLRYSHISRAGNDETRLQDLDEVEERRDMAHVRIIAQKQQVERYYNKKSKIRSLKVGDYVLKAKTLASKDPNEGKLGTNWDGPYKVIAAAKKGAFQWETMEGKLLQNNWNVAHLKYFHF; via the coding sequence atggcacatcaagcgaatactctccacgcATTGAAAAAGAAACTCGAGGAAGCTAAAGGGCTATGGCTCGAACTACTACATGAAGAGTTATGGGCATACCGAACTACGCCAAAGTCCAGCACAGGTGAAACACCCTACTCACTGGTCTACGGGACCGACGCAGTCATACCCGTCGAGGTTGGGGAACCCAGCCTGAGATACTCCCATATAAGCAGGGCGGGTAACGACGAAACTAGGTTACAAGACCTAGATGAAGTTGAAGAACGGAGAGACATGGCCCACGTGAGAATAATAGCCCAGAAGCAGCAAGTAGAGAGATACTACAACAAAAAATCCAAGATAAGATCACTCAAAGTTGGCGACTACGTCCTCAAAGCCAAAACACTAGCATCAAAAGACCCGAATGAGGGAAAGTTAGGAACAAACTGGGATGGACCGTATAAAGTCATAGCAGCAGCAAAAAAAGGAGCATTCCAATgggaaacaatggaaggaaaactactccaaaacaactggaatgtcgctcatctcaagtacttccacttctga